A genomic stretch from Desulfatitalea tepidiphila includes:
- a CDS encoding AMP-binding protein, which yields MTDQDVLLTYTIPQLLRWRVAQTGDRVALREKEFGVWRSLTWHQYYELVRKAALGLSRIGLQKGEVIALITDNIPEMLVVAIGAQSLGGISAGIYQSSLPHEIADILTYMEVCYVFCDDQEQVDKLIEVRSKIPNVRKIIYEDPRGMRGYRDDDWFVFIDDLYRLGEETLVENEARFDEMIDRGKPDDVCHLCLTSGTTGLPKGAMMTHRNYINMGVQITKADPLEADDEYVSFLPFAWIGEQMNSFGVALATGISINFPESVETIMSDLKEIGPHFMFGAPRIYETIRSQIWLKIDESYWLNRKCYYYFIKIGQEAAEYRMSGRKMPFKLAVLAWLGKTMVFNPLINQLGLLRLRRAYTGGAALGPQLFTFYQAIGVNLKQIYGQTEITGIAYMHRDGDIRSDTVGKPLPGTECRISEEGEILSRSASVCAGYFKLPEKTEELLEGGWLHSGDAGFIDENGHLVVIDRLSDVMHNHAGEMFSPMFLENKLKFSPYIKEAVIYGDKQDFVAALVNIDPVIVGKWAEDRRISFTTFMDLSQKPEVAELIYNEILSINANAEKPHFKIRRFAILYKLLDVDDGELTKTGKIRRDFVKKRYQALYDALYDQDVSRKKVQATFQYQDGQTTTVETEMRFYSVGDEAPRPDNLK from the coding sequence ATGACGGATCAGGACGTTTTGTTGACATACACCATCCCCCAACTGCTGCGATGGCGGGTGGCGCAGACCGGTGACCGGGTGGCGTTGCGCGAGAAGGAATTCGGGGTTTGGCGCAGCCTGACGTGGCATCAATACTACGAACTGGTGCGAAAGGCGGCTTTGGGCCTTTCCCGAATCGGCTTGCAAAAGGGAGAAGTCATTGCCCTGATCACCGACAATATTCCTGAAATGTTGGTCGTGGCCATCGGCGCCCAGTCCCTGGGAGGGATTTCGGCGGGGATCTATCAGAGCAGCCTGCCGCACGAGATCGCCGATATTCTCACCTACATGGAGGTCTGCTACGTCTTCTGCGATGACCAGGAGCAGGTCGACAAACTGATCGAAGTGCGATCGAAAATTCCCAATGTCCGGAAGATCATCTACGAGGACCCCCGCGGCATGCGCGGTTATCGCGACGACGACTGGTTCGTTTTCATCGACGATCTTTACCGGTTGGGGGAAGAAACCCTCGTAGAAAACGAGGCACGTTTCGACGAGATGATCGATCGGGGAAAGCCCGACGATGTCTGCCATCTGTGTCTCACCTCGGGGACCACCGGTCTGCCCAAGGGCGCCATGATGACCCATCGAAATTATATTAACATGGGCGTTCAGATCACCAAGGCCGATCCGTTGGAGGCCGATGACGAATATGTGTCGTTTCTGCCGTTTGCCTGGATCGGCGAACAGATGAACTCCTTCGGTGTGGCCCTGGCCACCGGCATTTCCATCAATTTCCCCGAATCGGTGGAGACGATCATGTCCGATCTCAAGGAGATCGGGCCGCATTTCATGTTTGGTGCGCCGCGTATTTATGAAACCATCCGCTCCCAGATCTGGCTAAAGATCGACGAATCCTACTGGCTCAATCGCAAATGCTACTATTACTTCATCAAGATCGGCCAGGAGGCAGCCGAATACCGAATGAGCGGACGTAAGATGCCGTTCAAGCTCGCCGTGCTGGCTTGGCTTGGCAAGACCATGGTGTTCAATCCATTGATCAATCAGCTCGGCTTGTTGCGGTTGCGCCGGGCCTATACCGGAGGGGCGGCCCTGGGCCCGCAGCTGTTTACCTTCTACCAGGCCATCGGCGTCAACCTGAAGCAGATTTACGGGCAGACGGAAATTACGGGCATCGCCTACATGCACCGCGACGGCGATATCCGTTCGGATACGGTGGGCAAACCCTTGCCGGGCACCGAGTGCCGCATCTCGGAAGAGGGGGAGATTCTTTCGCGGTCGGCTTCGGTGTGCGCCGGATACTTCAAGTTGCCCGAAAAGACCGAGGAGTTGCTCGAAGGCGGTTGGCTGCACTCGGGCGATGCAGGTTTTATAGACGAAAACGGGCATCTGGTCGTGATCGATCGTTTGTCGGATGTGATGCACAACCACGCGGGAGAGATGTTCAGCCCCATGTTTCTGGAAAACAAGCTCAAATTCAGCCCCTATATCAAAGAGGCCGTGATCTATGGGGATAAACAGGATTTTGTGGCGGCCCTGGTCAATATCGATCCGGTGATCGTGGGCAAGTGGGCCGAAGACCGGCGCATCTCCTTTACCACCTTCATGGATCTGTCCCAGAAACCCGAGGTGGCGGAGCTGATCTACAACGAGATCCTCTCCATCAATGCGAACGCGGAGAAACCCCATTTCAAGATCCGTCGTTTTGCGATCCTCTACAAGCTGCTCGATGTGGATGACGGCGAATTGACCAAGACCGGCAAGATTCGCCGTGACTTCGTGAAAAAACGGTACCAGGCGCTCTATGACGCGCTTTACGATCAAGATGTCAGCCGTAAAAAGGTGCAGGCCACCTTCCAGTATCAGGACGGGCAGACCACGACGGTCGAGACGGAAATGCGTTTTTATTCGGTCGGTGACGAAGCGCCTCGACCGGACAACCTGAAGTAA